The proteins below come from a single Burkholderia contaminans genomic window:
- a CDS encoding L-rhamnonate dehydratase, translating into MKIRSVRARVFQWKGKTVPPQGNFCSNAMDLLYAPQETMSTFRFHAWTVVEVETDDGIVGLGNVALAPHVAKVIIDQYLAPLVIGQDPWDYEYLNQRMYRATHAWGRKGIGMAAISAVDIAIWDILGKSVGKPVFKLLGGRTKEKIPCYYSKLYRTDLKEMQDEAQRYLKEGFRAFKMRFGYGPAHGQQGVVENLKSVAAIREVIGYDNDLMLECYMGWNLEYAKRILPKLEKYQPRWLEEPVIADDIDGYAELNQLTRIPISGGEHEFSLYGFKQLLDRKSVSVVQYDTNRVGGITMAHKINALCEAYSVPVIPHAGQMHNYHLTMSTLASPMSEYFPMFDVEVGNELFYYIFDGEPVAENGFVQLRDDVPGLGLTLKTEFLDQFDIVE; encoded by the coding sequence ATGAAGATCCGTTCCGTCCGCGCCCGCGTATTCCAGTGGAAAGGCAAGACCGTCCCGCCCCAGGGCAACTTCTGCTCGAACGCGATGGACCTGCTGTATGCGCCGCAGGAAACGATGAGCACGTTCCGCTTCCATGCGTGGACGGTCGTCGAAGTCGAGACCGACGACGGCATCGTCGGCCTCGGCAACGTCGCGCTCGCGCCGCATGTCGCGAAGGTGATCATCGACCAGTACCTCGCGCCGCTCGTGATCGGCCAGGATCCGTGGGACTACGAATACCTGAACCAGCGGATGTATCGCGCGACCCACGCGTGGGGCCGCAAGGGCATCGGCATGGCGGCGATCTCGGCGGTCGACATCGCGATCTGGGACATCCTCGGCAAGAGCGTCGGCAAGCCCGTGTTCAAGCTGCTCGGCGGCCGCACCAAGGAAAAGATCCCCTGCTACTACTCGAAGCTCTATCGCACCGACCTGAAGGAGATGCAGGACGAAGCGCAGCGCTACCTGAAGGAAGGCTTCCGCGCGTTCAAGATGCGCTTCGGCTACGGGCCCGCGCACGGACAGCAGGGCGTGGTGGAGAACCTGAAGTCGGTCGCGGCGATCCGCGAGGTGATCGGCTACGACAACGACCTGATGCTCGAGTGCTACATGGGCTGGAACCTCGAATACGCGAAGCGCATCCTGCCGAAGCTCGAGAAATACCAGCCGCGCTGGCTGGAAGAACCGGTGATCGCCGACGACATCGACGGCTACGCGGAGCTGAACCAGCTCACGCGCATTCCGATCTCCGGCGGCGAGCACGAGTTCTCGCTGTACGGCTTCAAGCAGCTGCTGGACCGCAAGTCCGTGTCGGTCGTCCAGTACGACACGAACCGCGTCGGCGGGATCACGATGGCGCACAAGATCAACGCGCTGTGCGAGGCGTACAGCGTGCCAGTGATTCCGCATGCGGGCCAGATGCACAACTATCACCTGACGATGAGCACGCTCGCGTCGCCGATGAGCGAGTACTTCCCGATGTTCGACGTCGAAGTCGGCAACGAGCTGTTCTATTACATCTTCGACGGCGAGCCAGTGGCCGAGAACGGCTTCGTGCAACTGCGCGACGACGTGCCGGGCCTCGGTCTCACGCTGAAGACCGAATTCCTCGACCAGTTCGACATCGTCGAGTGA
- a CDS encoding 4-hydroxythreonine-4-phosphate dehydrogenase PdxA → MNTPSPAAALPVVALTLGDPAGIGAELIAKLLARPDATSRANLVLIGDRWLWEAGQRVAGVTVDVEPVASLAAARGRPSTERPAFVALDTIDPADVTVGQPGAAGGRSTLTVLDLCLDAALAGDVDAICFAPLNKYAMKLGGLKHEDELHHFAEALGVTGYFCEFNTLGELWTARISSHIPLKDAPGYLSVERIEQASELIYRSLLANGVAVPKVAIAAFNPHGGDGGSCGREEVDIIEPAVHRLQSRDWPTDAPFHGPFPADTIFLKAQAGDYQAIVTMYHDQGQIAIKLLGFSRGVTVQGGLPVPITTPAHGTAYDIAGRGTADVGATWQALQIACRMGAARRTQPVSA, encoded by the coding sequence ATGAACACCCCCTCGCCCGCCGCCGCCCTGCCCGTCGTCGCGCTGACGCTCGGCGACCCCGCCGGCATCGGCGCCGAGCTGATCGCGAAACTGCTCGCCCGCCCCGACGCAACTTCCCGCGCGAACCTCGTGCTGATCGGCGATCGCTGGCTGTGGGAAGCCGGCCAGCGCGTCGCGGGCGTGACGGTCGACGTCGAACCCGTCGCGTCGCTCGCCGCCGCGCGCGGCCGGCCGTCGACCGAACGCCCCGCGTTCGTCGCCCTCGACACGATCGATCCGGCCGACGTCACGGTCGGGCAGCCCGGCGCGGCCGGCGGCCGCTCGACGCTGACCGTGCTCGACCTGTGCCTCGACGCGGCACTGGCGGGCGACGTCGACGCGATCTGCTTCGCACCGCTCAACAAGTACGCGATGAAGCTCGGCGGGCTGAAGCACGAGGACGAGCTGCACCACTTCGCCGAGGCGCTCGGCGTGACCGGCTACTTCTGCGAATTCAACACGCTCGGCGAGCTGTGGACCGCGCGCATCTCGTCGCACATTCCGCTGAAGGATGCGCCGGGCTACCTGAGCGTCGAGCGGATCGAACAGGCATCCGAACTGATCTACCGGTCGCTGCTCGCGAACGGTGTCGCCGTGCCGAAGGTGGCGATCGCCGCCTTCAACCCGCACGGCGGCGACGGCGGCAGCTGCGGCCGCGAGGAAGTCGACATCATCGAGCCGGCCGTGCACCGGCTGCAGTCGCGCGACTGGCCGACCGACGCGCCGTTCCACGGCCCGTTCCCCGCCGACACGATCTTCCTGAAGGCGCAGGCCGGCGACTACCAGGCGATCGTCACGATGTACCACGACCAGGGGCAGATCGCGATCAAGCTGCTCGGCTTCTCGCGCGGCGTGACCGTGCAGGGCGGGCTGCCCGTGCCGATCACGACGCCCGCGCACGGCACCGCGTACGACATCGCGGGCCGCGGCACGGCCGACGTCGGCGCGACCTGGCAGGCGCTGCAGATCGCGTGCCGGATGGGCGCCGCGCGCCGTACGCAGCCCGTTTCCGCCTGA
- a CDS encoding LysR family transcriptional regulator gives MGSIDRRDSTPQLLNRLRMRQIALLLAVDECSTLRAAADQMGLTQPAATKMLAELESALGQRLFDRVGRGLVLNPAGERVLGYFRGIRGSVEALNRELGELQLGSAGRLAIGSIMAASPGRLTEALVQLKARYPLLAIDIAVDTSDRLMPQLLDGVLEVVIGRHVGTDCDFRVVDDEALAIIAGRDHPLAGAGPVAFDALLDYTWILQPAGSPAREVVEREFNARHQPMPRGLVETGSILTTMNLVDRSPMLGVIPLTVAQRNAEHGLVAIIDYTLEQKLPSYGSLVRRDRPLSIPAQQFLALFHREGAGDDDGA, from the coding sequence ATGGGCTCGATCGACCGACGAGACTCGACGCCGCAATTGCTGAACCGGCTACGCATGCGGCAGATCGCGCTGCTGCTGGCCGTGGACGAATGCTCGACGCTGCGCGCGGCAGCCGACCAGATGGGCCTCACGCAGCCGGCCGCGACGAAGATGCTGGCCGAGCTGGAGAGCGCACTCGGGCAGCGGCTGTTCGATCGCGTCGGGCGCGGGCTCGTGCTGAATCCGGCCGGCGAGCGCGTGCTCGGCTATTTCCGCGGGATTCGCGGCAGTGTCGAGGCGCTGAACCGCGAGCTCGGCGAGTTGCAGCTCGGCAGCGCGGGGCGGCTCGCGATCGGCAGCATCATGGCGGCGTCGCCGGGGCGGCTCACCGAGGCGCTGGTGCAGTTGAAGGCGCGTTATCCGCTGCTGGCGATCGACATAGCGGTGGATACGAGCGACCGGCTGATGCCGCAGCTTCTTGACGGGGTGCTGGAAGTGGTGATCGGGCGCCACGTCGGGACCGATTGCGACTTCCGCGTGGTGGACGACGAAGCGCTCGCGATCATCGCGGGCCGTGACCATCCGCTCGCGGGCGCGGGGCCCGTGGCGTTCGACGCGCTGCTCGATTACACGTGGATCCTGCAGCCGGCCGGCAGCCCGGCGCGCGAGGTCGTCGAGCGCGAGTTCAACGCGCGGCACCAGCCGATGCCGCGCGGGCTGGTCGAAACCGGGTCGATCCTGACCACGATGAACCTCGTCGACCGTTCGCCGATGCTCGGCGTGATTCCGCTGACGGTGGCGCAGCGCAATGCGGAGCACGGGCTCGTCGCGATCATCGATTACACGCTCGAACAGAAGCTGCCGTCGTACGGCAGCCTCGTGCGGCGCGACCGGCCGCTGAGCATCCCCGCGCAGCAGTTTCTTGCGCTGTTTCATCGAGAAGGAGCCGGGGATGATGACGGCGCTTGA